One genomic region from Nostoc sphaeroides encodes:
- a CDS encoding M24 family metallopeptidase, giving the protein MNEEVSKKLELIRQTLRETEVQGVRLRGTDWFAWATAGASNTVLLTAESGVAEVLITTEDAWVLTDEIEAQRLQDEELPANFKVYVNPWADGAARESFVRDATGGGKVISDRPISNLEQPLPPSLQLHKRVMMSSELERYRQVGQKASQAMTEVLKVAKPTWTEYQLAGAGAEALWAQGLHPALTLVAGERRLPLYRHATPTAEQIGRQAMLVFCARGYGLYANLTRFVCFGKLSDERAELHSHVREIEAVVLNLCQPGTTLDTVYHALAQAYEQHGFPNAIREHHQGGTTGYLAREIVANPTTTDALAEGIAVAWNPSLTGAKVEDTFVILKDGKLENLTFDQNFPNVEVEGRLRPVPLYN; this is encoded by the coding sequence ATGAACGAAGAAGTCTCCAAAAAACTAGAGTTAATCAGGCAAACTTTGCGTGAAACCGAAGTGCAAGGCGTGCGCTTGCGCGGTACAGACTGGTTTGCCTGGGCGACGGCTGGCGCTTCTAACACCGTGCTGCTTACTGCTGAAAGTGGCGTAGCAGAAGTATTAATAACTACTGAAGATGCTTGGGTATTGACGGATGAAATTGAAGCGCAACGTCTTCAGGATGAAGAACTGCCTGCTAATTTTAAGGTGTATGTGAACCCTTGGGCTGATGGTGCTGCCCGTGAGTCTTTTGTTCGTGATGCAACTGGCGGAGGGAAAGTAATTAGCGATCGCCCCATCTCCAATTTAGAACAGCCATTACCCCCATCTCTGCAATTGCATAAACGGGTAATGATGTCAAGTGAATTAGAGCGATATCGCCAAGTTGGGCAAAAAGCTAGTCAGGCAATGACAGAAGTACTCAAAGTTGCCAAGCCAACTTGGACAGAATATCAGTTAGCGGGTGCGGGTGCAGAGGCATTATGGGCGCAAGGCTTACATCCGGCGTTGACACTGGTAGCGGGTGAGAGGCGTTTACCGCTATACCGTCATGCTACACCCACAGCAGAACAGATTGGACGGCAAGCGATGCTAGTGTTTTGCGCTAGAGGTTACGGTTTGTATGCAAATTTGACGCGATTTGTTTGTTTTGGTAAGCTCTCAGACGAACGGGCAGAATTGCATTCCCATGTGCGCGAAATAGAAGCAGTAGTTTTGAATTTGTGCCAACCTGGAACCACTTTGGACACAGTTTATCACGCGCTAGCTCAGGCTTATGAGCAGCATGGATTTCCTAATGCCATCCGTGAACATCACCAGGGAGGAACTACTGGATATTTAGCGCGAGAAATCGTAGCAAATCCAACCACTACTGATGCTTTGGCAGAAGGTATTGCTGTTGCTTGGAATCCCAGTTTAACTGGGGCAAAGGTTGAAGATACTTTTGTAATTTTGAAAGATGGAAAGTTGGAAAATCTGACTTTTGATCAAAATTTCCCTAATGTTGAGGTAGAAGGAAGATTGCGCCCTGTACCTTTATATAATTAA
- a CDS encoding type II toxin-antitoxin system VapC family toxin yields MYLLDTNICIALLKENPQAVKKFNRYFSQCYLSTIIVAELYKGVYYSQQMSKNLENLQQFTELLPIEPFDLEAATEFGKIQSELKNIGKPTGELDALIAAVARSRNDILVTNNIKDFSNIDNLQLENWLEN; encoded by the coding sequence ATGTATCTGTTAGATACTAACATTTGCATTGCACTTCTCAAAGAAAACCCTCAAGCAGTGAAAAAATTTAATCGCTACTTTAGCCAATGTTATCTATCAACAATTATAGTTGCTGAACTTTATAAAGGCGTTTACTATTCTCAACAGATGTCCAAGAATCTGGAAAATTTGCAGCAGTTTACTGAGCTATTACCCATAGAACCATTTGATTTAGAAGCAGCTACTGAATTTGGCAAGATTCAAAGCGAACTCAAAAATATTGGTAAACCAACTGGAGAATTAGATGCGTTAATTGCTGCTGTTGCTCGTTCTCGCAATGATATTCTCGTGACTAATAACATCAAAGATTTTAGTAATATTGATAACTTACAATTAGAGAACTGGTTAGAAAATTAG
- a CDS encoding restriction endonuclease, translating to MLDVFSEEVELLIKSGISNLYWYKAHLKKTWLNSGVPSPVCEDLFSRTNSEGKSLTKRRLMDLLYEELRNFHYDRRLEISRNFVRILIERENFEPEDNKHKIEISKNSSIKLKEIIARQKREQEKKEYKEQEEKKEDYYSQQSRLKERFIESYKFPPQKRGYELEKIFSNLMRISGIPVEDSFKIVGEQIDGAIKYDAYYYLVELKWIAEQVNQSHISSLYMKVEGKMQSFGLFIAMNGYSEDALSSLTTGKNIKVLLLDGIHLMNVISGIYTFQQLLEHARKQAAFKGKIYCSHDIN from the coding sequence ATGTTAGATGTATTTAGCGAAGAAGTTGAACTCCTGATTAAATCAGGTATCTCTAATCTGTATTGGTATAAAGCCCATCTTAAAAAAACTTGGTTAAATTCAGGAGTTCCGTCTCCAGTATGCGAAGATTTGTTTTCCAGGACTAATAGCGAAGGTAAATCTCTGACAAAAAGACGATTAATGGATTTACTTTATGAAGAATTACGTAATTTTCATTATGATAGAAGGCTCGAAATATCACGAAATTTTGTAAGGATTTTGATAGAAAGAGAAAACTTTGAGCCAGAAGATAATAAGCATAAAATAGAAATAAGTAAAAATAGTAGTATTAAGTTAAAAGAAATAATAGCTCGTCAGAAAAGGGAACAAGAAAAGAAAGAATATAAAGAACAAGAAGAAAAAAAGGAAGATTATTATTCTCAACAATCACGCTTAAAAGAGCGTTTTATTGAGTCTTATAAATTCCCTCCACAAAAAAGAGGTTATGAATTAGAAAAAATCTTCTCTAATTTGATGAGGATAAGTGGTATTCCTGTGGAAGATTCGTTCAAAATAGTAGGAGAGCAAATAGACGGAGCTATTAAATATGATGCTTATTATTATCTAGTCGAATTAAAGTGGATTGCAGAGCAAGTTAATCAAAGCCATATTTCCAGTCTTTATATGAAAGTAGAAGGTAAGATGCAATCCTTTGGATTATTTATTGCAATGAATGGTTATTCTGAAGACGCGTTATCTTCTTTAACCACAGGTAAAAATATTAAGGTACTTCTTTTAGATGGTATTCATCTAATGAATGTTATATCTGGTATTTATACATTTCAGCAATTATTAGAACATGCAAGAAAGCAAGCTGCTTTTAAAGGGAAAATATATTGTTCACATGACATTAATTGA
- the galT gene encoding galactose-1-phosphate uridylyltransferase: protein MYSHKLLKPDGRPLTLYSRYPIADNIIATSPSNEPVQANPHLRWHPLRGEWVAYASHRQGRTFMPPPEYNPLAPTTKPEFPTELPPGKYDVAVFDNRFPSMAQTAHNPPECIVETLPANGACEVVVFAQNAQASLSSLELEHLDLLLQVWGDRTRVLGANSQIQYVLPFENKGVEVGVTLHHPHGQIYAYPFTPPVPARMLSMQQEYYEKHRRGLLQDLIQKEIADNQRIIYQDEYAIAFVPVCARYPYEVWIAPKEPVGTFMDLTPQQRWGLAKALKTVTLKYDGLWNRPFPYLMAWFQAPTDGLAHPEAHLHAEFFPPYRTSERLKYLAGTELAAGMFANDALPEEKAKELQAVAVDIEMPISA, encoded by the coding sequence ATGTACTCCCACAAGCTGTTAAAGCCGGATGGTCGCCCACTGACCTTATATAGTCGATACCCGATTGCCGATAATATCATCGCCACTAGCCCTAGTAATGAACCAGTGCAGGCAAATCCCCACCTGCGCTGGCATCCTTTACGCGGCGAATGGGTTGCTTACGCTTCTCACCGTCAAGGGCGGACTTTCATGCCACCCCCGGAATATAACCCCCTTGCACCCACTACTAAACCGGAGTTTCCTACAGAACTTCCCCCAGGTAAGTATGATGTAGCGGTGTTTGATAATCGCTTTCCCTCAATGGCTCAAACGGCACACAACCCACCGGAGTGTATTGTGGAAACATTGCCTGCAAATGGGGCGTGTGAAGTGGTGGTTTTTGCTCAAAATGCCCAAGCTTCCCTTAGTTCTCTGGAATTGGAACACCTTGATTTGCTGTTGCAAGTGTGGGGCGATCGCACCCGCGTATTAGGAGCAAATTCCCAAATTCAGTACGTGCTGCCATTTGAAAATAAAGGTGTAGAGGTGGGTGTAACATTGCACCATCCCCACGGGCAAATTTACGCCTATCCTTTTACACCGCCTGTGCCGGCGCGGATGCTGTCAATGCAGCAGGAGTATTATGAAAAACATCGGCGGGGTTTACTGCAAGACTTGATTCAGAAGGAAATTGCAGACAATCAACGGATTATTTATCAAGATGAGTATGCGATCGCATTTGTCCCGGTATGCGCTCGTTACCCCTATGAAGTTTGGATAGCACCAAAAGAGCCAGTTGGCACTTTTATGGATCTTACCCCACAGCAACGTTGGGGACTTGCTAAGGCATTAAAAACTGTCACTCTCAAGTATGACGGCTTGTGGAATCGTCCATTTCCTTACTTGATGGCTTGGTTCCAAGCACCAACTGACGGTTTAGCGCATCCCGAAGCGCATTTACACGCCGAGTTTTTTCCACCATATCGAACAAGCGAAAGGCTGAAGTATCTAGCGGGAACTGAACTTGCAGCAGGGATGTTTGCCAATGATGCTTTACCGGAGGAGAAAGCGAAGGAGCTACAGGCTGTGGCTGTAGATATTGAAATGCCAATTTCCGCATAA
- a CDS encoding glycoside hydrolase family 2 protein, with the protein MKLLDIQNRKVELPSNTDNQRVSGFPEAGYPRPQLQRSHWLNLNGEWKFAFDDEGRCVQPGDIQRWSHYIQVPFAPESTKSGIGDTGFHPNCWYEREFETPEGDGRLLLHFGAVDYRARVWVNGQYMLEHEGGHTPFTLDITAVLNDTGITKITVWAQDDPGDLAKPRGKQDWQLEPHSIWYPRTSGIWQTVWIERVGKTYIDHIRWSPDFERWEVGCYAAIAGDAPAGIQIKVKLSIGNNVLANDTYEVFNGEIGRRISLSDPGIDDYRNELLWSPEKPTLMDAHIELWHNNELLDEAKSYTAMRTVGIQRDRFMLNGRPYYLRLVLDQGYWPDSLMTAPDDGALRRDVELTKAMGFNGVRKHQKIEDPRFLYWADKLGLLVWEEMPSAYRFTPKAVERTTREWAEVIKRDISHPCIVAWVTFNESWGVPNLVETAAHRNYVLAMYHLTKTLDPSRPVIANDGWESTDTDILAIHDYDTHAQRLGHRYGPEVKLSDLFDRKRPGGRILTLDNFPHQGQPVMLTEFGGIAYAPVDNPDADKAWGYERCSNISELEMKYASLLLTINDIELFSGFCYTQLTDTFQEANGLLYADRTPKFPIEAIRAATLSGQGLCTPTSC; encoded by the coding sequence ATGAAGTTGTTGGATATACAAAATCGTAAAGTTGAATTACCCTCTAATACAGATAATCAAAGGGTTTCTGGTTTCCCAGAGGCTGGGTATCCACGTCCACAGTTACAGCGATCGCACTGGCTAAATTTAAACGGTGAGTGGAAGTTCGCATTTGACGATGAAGGGCGATGTGTTCAACCAGGCGATATCCAGAGGTGGAGTCATTATATACAAGTTCCCTTCGCTCCCGAATCTACCAAAAGTGGTATTGGTGATACAGGTTTTCATCCAAACTGCTGGTATGAGCGAGAATTTGAAACGCCTGAAGGTGACGGCAGATTATTACTGCACTTTGGGGCTGTGGATTATCGCGCCCGTGTATGGGTGAATGGTCAATATATGCTAGAGCATGAAGGGGGACATACTCCTTTCACGCTCGATATTACCGCAGTTTTGAATGATACTGGCATAACTAAAATAACAGTCTGGGCGCAGGATGATCCTGGTGATCTTGCCAAGCCTAGAGGAAAGCAGGATTGGCAATTGGAACCGCACAGTATTTGGTATCCTCGCACCAGTGGTATTTGGCAAACAGTCTGGATTGAGCGGGTGGGTAAAACTTACATCGATCACATCCGGTGGAGTCCCGATTTCGAGCGGTGGGAAGTTGGTTGTTATGCTGCGATCGCAGGTGATGCGCCTGCTGGTATCCAAATCAAGGTAAAACTGAGCATTGGCAATAACGTGCTAGCAAACGATACTTATGAAGTGTTTAACGGAGAAATTGGGCGTCGCATCTCCCTTTCCGATCCAGGTATCGACGACTACCGCAACGAATTGCTGTGGAGTCCAGAAAAGCCCACTCTAATGGATGCCCACATTGAACTTTGGCATAACAATGAGCTTTTGGATGAAGCAAAATCCTATACAGCAATGCGGACTGTGGGGATACAGCGCGATCGCTTTATGCTCAATGGTCGTCCTTATTATTTGCGCTTAGTTCTCGATCAAGGCTACTGGCCAGATTCGCTAATGACAGCACCGGACGATGGCGCATTGCGCCGCGATGTTGAACTCACCAAAGCAATGGGTTTTAACGGAGTCCGTAAGCACCAGAAAATTGAAGACCCGCGATTTTTATATTGGGCAGATAAGCTGGGGTTGTTAGTATGGGAGGAGATGCCCAGTGCATATCGTTTCACACCGAAAGCTGTGGAACGCACGACGCGAGAGTGGGCTGAGGTGATTAAGCGAGATATCAGCCACCCCTGTATCGTAGCTTGGGTAACGTTTAATGAATCCTGGGGAGTTCCGAATTTGGTTGAGACTGCGGCTCACCGAAACTACGTTTTAGCAATGTATCACTTAACTAAGACTCTCGATCCGAGCCGCCCAGTGATTGCCAACGATGGCTGGGAAAGTACGGATACAGATATTCTGGCTATTCATGACTACGACACCCACGCACAACGATTAGGTCATCGCTATGGGCCAGAAGTGAAGCTATCAGATTTGTTTGACCGGAAGCGTCCTGGAGGGCGCATCCTGACACTGGATAACTTTCCCCATCAGGGACAGCCAGTGATGCTGACTGAGTTTGGTGGTATTGCCTATGCCCCTGTTGATAACCCCGATGCAGATAAAGCTTGGGGATATGAGCGTTGCTCCAATATTTCCGAGCTAGAAATGAAATACGCTTCTCTGCTTCTAACGATTAATGATATCGAGCTATTTAGCGGATTTTGCTACACCCAATTAACAGATACTTTCCAAGAAGCTAACGGTTTATTATACGCCGATCGCACCCCGAAATTTCCCATTGAGGCGATCCGCGCTGCAACCCTCTCAGGACAAGGTTTATGTACTCCCACAAGCTGTTAA
- a CDS encoding phytanoyl-CoA dioxygenase family protein — translation MVQSIGRVNKYTDTDLNRFAEDLNRDGICVIRGLFDQELISEWAKAFENLFRERQNQPGGLAPREIARYYLTLPWVSPFANVEVFANPVIMGVLERVFFQEYVMVQLGVDLPVQGSDYQEIHRDYRPLFSDQIVTPLYALAVNFPLVEVTAENGPFQMACGTHLLPREEGLRKIATGEIPMESFYMQLGDAMIRTPLALHRGSPNRTNQPRPMVVMGYAMHWLHTPKVDLTLQRDYYESLPENLRQMIRCQIVEQLPKEKVETYVNFKY, via the coding sequence ATGGTTCAAAGTATAGGCAGAGTAAATAAATATACAGATACTGACCTAAACCGATTTGCCGAAGACCTGAATCGAGACGGAATTTGTGTGATTCGCGGTCTTTTTGATCAAGAATTGATTAGCGAATGGGCAAAAGCTTTTGAAAATTTATTCCGAGAACGCCAAAATCAACCAGGTGGACTGGCTCCCCGTGAAATTGCTCGTTACTATCTAACATTGCCTTGGGTTTCCCCCTTTGCCAACGTGGAAGTTTTCGCCAATCCAGTGATTATGGGTGTGCTGGAGCGAGTATTTTTTCAGGAATATGTGATGGTTCAGTTGGGAGTTGATCTCCCAGTACAAGGTTCGGATTATCAGGAAATCCACCGGGACTATCGCCCTTTGTTTTCCGATCAAATAGTAACGCCACTCTACGCCCTTGCAGTTAACTTCCCACTTGTGGAAGTAACGGCAGAAAACGGCCCGTTCCAGATGGCGTGTGGTACGCATCTTTTGCCGCGTGAAGAGGGGCTAAGGAAAATTGCCACTGGTGAAATTCCGATGGAATCTTTCTATATGCAGCTAGGGGATGCGATGATTCGGACACCTTTGGCGCTGCATCGAGGTTCACCAAATCGGACTAACCAGCCAAGACCGATGGTAGTTATGGGCTATGCTATGCATTGGTTGCACACGCCGAAGGTAGATTTAACTCTCCAACGAGACTATTATGAGAGCCTACCAGAGAATTTAAGGCAGATGATTCGGTGTCAGATTGTAGAACAATTGCCAAAAGAGAAGGTTGAAACTTACGTGAATTTTAAGTACTAG
- a CDS encoding glycoside hydrolase family 43 protein, whose protein sequence is MLTYTNPVYKGYFADPFVWEFEGVYYAIGTGAAVAEGMVDEIAKLRVFPLLRSLDFINWDFVDNALLRPDPSLGDNFWAPEVAYSNGKFYLYYSVGHEDKNHQLRVATSDTPLGPYKDVGEPLVDPNSCSFAIDPHPFRDDDGQWYLFYARDFLDTEGGVRAGTALFVDRLQDMTKLCGVGKVVLRARSDWQRFLANRLMYGEHFDWHTLEGPCVRKHEGRYYCFYSGGRWETEDYGVDYGVADHVMGTYSDFGNETGPRVLRSLLDRVKGPGHNSIVVAPDGQTEYIVYHAWDLNMDARRMCLDKLIWTPDGPYCEGPTWTPQAIACKSI, encoded by the coding sequence ATGTTAACTTATACCAATCCAGTCTACAAAGGCTATTTTGCCGATCCTTTTGTTTGGGAATTTGAGGGTGTATACTATGCGATCGGCACTGGTGCTGCCGTTGCGGAAGGAATGGTAGACGAAATCGCAAAACTACGTGTCTTCCCTCTATTACGCTCTCTCGATTTCATCAATTGGGATTTTGTAGATAACGCCCTGTTACGGCCAGACCCTTCCCTTGGCGATAATTTTTGGGCCCCGGAAGTTGCTTATTCTAATGGCAAGTTCTACCTCTACTACTCTGTAGGACACGAGGACAAGAATCATCAGTTGCGTGTTGCCACCAGCGATACTCCCTTGGGGCCATATAAAGATGTTGGTGAGCCACTTGTAGATCCGAATTCTTGCTCCTTCGCCATCGACCCCCACCCATTCCGTGATGATGATGGGCAATGGTATTTATTTTATGCTCGTGATTTTTTAGACACAGAAGGCGGCGTGCGGGCTGGCACTGCCCTCTTTGTAGACCGACTCCAAGATATGACGAAACTCTGCGGTGTCGGGAAAGTCGTTTTACGGGCACGTTCCGATTGGCAACGATTTTTAGCCAACCGATTGATGTATGGTGAACATTTTGATTGGCATACCTTAGAAGGCCCCTGTGTCCGTAAACATGAAGGTCGATATTATTGCTTTTATAGTGGTGGGCGCTGGGAAACTGAGGACTACGGTGTAGATTATGGAGTTGCGGATCATGTGATGGGGACTTATTCTGATTTCGGTAACGAAACGGGGCCACGGGTGTTGCGTTCGCTTCTTGATCGTGTCAAAGGGCCTGGACACAACTCAATTGTTGTCGCCCCCGATGGTCAGACTGAGTACATTGTCTACCATGCGTGGGATCTAAACATGGATGCACGGCGAATGTGCTTAGATAAACTCATTTGGACACCAGATGGCCCATATTGCGAAGGCCCCACTTGGACACCACAGGCGATCGCCTGTAAATCAATTTGA
- the glf gene encoding UDP-galactopyranose mutase, whose translation MPSNKVQAQNNGVTHIVSPTLNETKSSETAKSQSLTTSSLNLSSFNKNFRSTKAFTDTPDIVCLSHLRWNFVYQRPQHLLSRCAQKKRVFFIEEPIFSREPLGRLDVSEDKSGVIVVVPYLPEGLSEEAINADIKVLIDGLFAEYNISKYICWYYTPMAIAWTSHLEPEAVIYDCMDELSAFKGASPTLKNYEAELFRRANLVFTGGQSLYESKVNQHPNVYAFPSSLDVAHFGQGRTLKEEPADQANIPHPRLGFFGVIDERMDIELLAGIAEARPDWHLVIIGPVVKIDPATLPQHENIHYLGGKDYKDLPAYLAGWDLAMLPFARNESTRFISPTKTPEYLAAGKPVVSTSIRDVVRPYGDLKLVRIADTTEEFVAAAEQALQEDTPASGWLSRVDAFLEQISWDRTWGSMMQLIESALAQPLFKSFATTPDTTTNGNGKNGKSPISTNIPEAPSIITRDFIFDYLVVGAGFSGSVLADRLARHSGKKVLVVDKRNHIGGNAYDHYDDHGILVHKYGPHIFHTSSREVFEYLSQFTPWRSYEHHVLASVDGQLVPIPINLDTINKLYGMNLNSFQAEEFFQSVAEPREHIRTSEDVVISKVGQELYEKFFKNYTRKQWGLDPSELDKTVIARIPTRTNRDSRYFTDSYQAMPLHGFTRMFENMLNHPNIKVMLNTDYREIEKAIPCREMVYTGPVDEFFDCRYGKLPYRSLDFKHETHHTPVFQSAPVINYPNEQLYTRITEFKYLTGQEHSKTSIVYEFPKAEGDPYYPVPRPENQEIYKQYKALAESTSGVHFVGRLATYKYLNMDHCVAQALATYKQIAVKA comes from the coding sequence ATGCCAAGCAATAAAGTGCAAGCACAAAACAACGGTGTGACTCATATTGTGTCACCAACACTAAATGAAACAAAATCATCAGAGACAGCTAAATCGCAATCGTTAACTACATCATCACTCAATTTATCCTCATTTAACAAAAACTTTCGGTCAACAAAAGCTTTTACCGATACGCCTGATATAGTTTGCTTATCTCATCTGCGTTGGAATTTTGTCTATCAAAGACCACAACATCTTTTAAGTCGCTGCGCTCAAAAAAAGAGAGTGTTCTTTATCGAAGAGCCAATTTTTAGCCGGGAACCATTGGGGCGATTGGACGTTAGTGAAGACAAAAGTGGAGTGATAGTTGTTGTTCCCTATTTACCAGAAGGTCTAAGTGAAGAAGCAATAAACGCAGATATAAAAGTACTAATAGATGGGTTATTTGCAGAGTATAATATCTCTAAGTACATTTGTTGGTACTATACACCAATGGCGATCGCATGGACAAGCCATTTAGAACCGGAAGCTGTTATCTACGATTGCATGGATGAATTGTCTGCCTTTAAAGGAGCATCCCCTACTTTAAAGAACTACGAAGCAGAACTATTTCGTCGAGCAAACCTAGTATTTACAGGCGGACAAAGCCTTTACGAAAGTAAAGTAAACCAGCATCCAAACGTTTATGCATTTCCTAGTAGTCTAGATGTAGCCCACTTTGGACAAGGAAGAACCCTTAAAGAAGAACCAGCAGACCAAGCAAATATTCCTCATCCCCGCCTTGGCTTCTTTGGTGTAATTGATGAGCGGATGGATATTGAATTACTAGCTGGAATTGCCGAGGCTCGCCCTGATTGGCATTTAGTGATAATTGGGCCAGTTGTGAAAATTGACCCAGCAACTCTGCCACAGCATGAAAATATTCATTATCTTGGTGGTAAAGACTATAAAGACTTGCCTGCATATCTAGCGGGTTGGGATTTGGCAATGTTGCCGTTTGCGCGAAACGAGTCAACACGTTTTATTAGTCCGACTAAAACACCAGAGTATTTAGCCGCAGGTAAACCTGTAGTCTCTACTTCGATTCGAGATGTAGTACGTCCTTATGGAGACTTGAAGCTAGTCAGAATTGCAGACACGACTGAAGAGTTTGTCGCCGCCGCAGAACAGGCATTGCAAGAAGATACCCCAGCATCAGGATGGTTGAGTCGGGTAGATGCATTCTTAGAGCAGATTTCTTGGGATCGGACTTGGGGATCGATGATGCAGTTGATAGAATCTGCGTTGGCGCAGCCGCTCTTTAAGAGCTTCGCAACCACACCAGATACCACAACTAATGGTAATGGTAAAAATGGGAAATCTCCCATCTCAACAAATATCCCAGAAGCACCAAGCATCATTACCAGAGACTTTATATTTGATTATTTAGTTGTTGGTGCAGGCTTCTCTGGTAGCGTTCTCGCTGATCGTTTAGCGAGACATTCCGGTAAAAAAGTATTGGTTGTAGACAAGCGCAACCACATTGGCGGTAATGCTTACGACCATTACGACGACCACGGGATTCTCGTACATAAATACGGCCCCCATATCTTTCATACCAGTTCCCGCGAAGTATTTGAATACCTTTCACAGTTCACTCCCTGGCGTTCTTACGAGCATCATGTTCTAGCCAGCGTAGACGGACAACTCGTTCCCATCCCGATTAACCTTGACACCATCAATAAACTCTATGGAATGAACCTCAATTCATTCCAGGCGGAAGAGTTTTTTCAGTCAGTTGCAGAACCGAGAGAACACATCCGTACCTCTGAAGATGTAGTAATTAGTAAAGTTGGTCAGGAACTTTACGAAAAATTCTTCAAAAACTACACTCGCAAACAATGGGGACTCGATCCTTCAGAACTTGACAAAACAGTAATTGCCCGAATTCCCACCCGTACCAACCGCGACAGCCGATATTTCACAGATAGTTACCAAGCAATGCCACTGCACGGCTTTACTCGGATGTTTGAGAATATGTTAAATCATCCGAATATTAAGGTAATGCTTAACACCGATTACCGCGAAATCGAGAAAGCTATACCTTGCCGCGAGATGGTTTACACTGGGCCAGTTGATGAGTTTTTTGATTGTCGCTACGGTAAACTACCCTATCGCTCATTAGATTTCAAACACGAAACCCATCACACCCCTGTGTTTCAGTCAGCGCCAGTAATTAACTATCCCAACGAACAACTGTATACCCGAATTACCGAATTTAAGTACCTAACCGGACAGGAACACTCCAAAACTAGTATTGTTTACGAGTTTCCCAAGGCAGAGGGCGACCCCTATTATCCAGTGCCACGTCCTGAAAATCAGGAAATTTACAAACAATACAAAGCTCTGGCTGAGTCAACATCAGGTGTGCATTTTGTGGGACGACTAGCTACATACAAGTATCTCAACATGGATCATTGTGTGGCACAGGCTTTAGCAACATACAAACAAATAGCGGTTAAGGCTTGA